A DNA window from Parabacteroides johnsonii DSM 18315 contains the following coding sequences:
- the dprA gene encoding DNA-processing protein DprA has translation MTDKLIYQIGLTMINGVGDILARHLLQTLDDAEAVFAEKQQLLGRIPGIGSHLAAEIKRPEILQRAEKELAFIEKNNISCYYLTDAAYPARLRECPDAPILFYFKGNTNLDASRIISVVGTRNATEYGRGLTESLIKDLAEAIPNLLVVSGLAYGIDICAHRSALHNQLPTVAVLAHGLDRIYPSSHRNTAVEMLESGGLLTDFPSGTEPDRPNFLRRNRIVAGMSDCTIVVESAEKGGSLVTADIAFSYGRDVYSFPGRVGDSHSKGCNNLIRQNKAGLITSADDLLSALCWDIQATATPAQTELLFADTDVSVPEQNPVLAIMRTRNEIHINELALVLEMPVHQLSTLLFELEINGKIKALPGNIYKLS, from the coding sequence ATGACAGACAAACTGATTTACCAAATAGGCCTTACTATGATAAACGGCGTGGGAGATATCCTGGCACGCCATCTCCTGCAGACCTTGGACGATGCAGAAGCTGTGTTTGCTGAAAAGCAACAGTTGTTAGGAAGAATCCCCGGTATCGGCAGCCATCTCGCTGCCGAGATCAAGCGCCCGGAAATCCTCCAACGGGCGGAAAAAGAGTTGGCGTTTATCGAGAAAAATAATATTTCCTGTTATTACCTGACTGATGCAGCTTATCCGGCACGCCTAAGAGAATGTCCGGATGCTCCCATACTTTTCTATTTCAAGGGAAATACAAATCTTGATGCAAGCCGTATCATCAGTGTCGTAGGTACTCGCAACGCGACCGAATACGGCCGGGGGCTTACCGAATCCCTTATAAAAGACCTGGCAGAGGCGATTCCTAATTTGTTGGTCGTGAGCGGACTGGCTTACGGTATCGATATCTGTGCCCACCGGAGTGCCTTACACAACCAACTGCCGACCGTTGCCGTACTGGCGCATGGTCTGGACCGTATCTATCCTTCCAGCCATCGGAATACGGCTGTGGAAATGCTGGAATCAGGCGGTTTGTTGACTGACTTTCCCAGCGGGACAGAACCGGACCGCCCTAATTTCCTCCGGCGGAACCGGATTGTCGCTGGAATGTCGGATTGTACGATCGTGGTTGAATCGGCTGAGAAAGGAGGTTCTCTGGTGACTGCCGATATTGCATTTTCTTATGGCCGGGATGTCTATAGCTTTCCTGGACGTGTCGGCGACAGCCATTCCAAAGGATGCAACAACTTGATCCGACAAAATAAAGCCGGCCTGATTACTTCTGCCGACGACTTGCTATCTGCTCTTTGTTGGGATATCCAAGCTACGGCTACTCCCGCTCAAACGGAACTGCTTTTCGCCGATACGGATGTTTCCGTCCCGGAACAAAATCCGGTTTTAGCCATCATGCGAACGCGGAACGAAATTCATATCAACGAGCTTGCCTTAGTATTGGAGATGCCGGTGCATCAACTTTCTACGCTATTGTTCGAACTGGAAATAAACGGGAAAATAAAAGCGTTACCGGGGAATATCTATAAACTGTCCTGA
- a CDS encoding acyl-CoA thioesterase, giving the protein MKEYIFKLTDKVRDYECDLQGVVNNSNYQHYMEHTRHEFLESLGENFGKMHEKGVDGFVSRVEIQYKTSLKSGDSYISCLNVYKKGVKLVFEQDIYRASDNALATKGIVESVIVENGKLTRGEYFDEMLKRIEHT; this is encoded by the coding sequence ATGAAAGAGTATATTTTTAAACTGACAGACAAGGTTCGCGATTACGAATGCGACCTGCAGGGAGTGGTCAACAACTCCAACTACCAGCATTATATGGAACATACCCGGCATGAATTCCTTGAATCACTCGGCGAGAACTTCGGAAAGATGCACGAAAAAGGGGTTGACGGATTTGTGTCGCGGGTAGAAATCCAGTATAAGACCTCGCTTAAGAGCGGCGATAGCTACATCTCTTGCCTCAATGTCTATAAAAAGGGTGTCAAGCTCGTCTTCGAACAGGACATTTACAGAGCTTCCGACAATGCGCTGGCAACGAAAGGGATCGTCGAGTCGGTTATCGTTGAGAACGGAAAGCTGACACGCGGTGAATATTTCGACGAAATGCTAAAAAGAATAGAACATACATGA
- a CDS encoding peptidase U32 family protein gives MYKNLNEKDFEIMAPVGSYESLMAAIQGGADSIYFGIEGLNMRSRSSNNFTTDDLRKIVAICREHGIKSYLTVNTVIYGEDLPLMREIIDAAKEAEVSAIIAADVAAMNYANSIGQEVHLSTQLNISNAEALKFYARFADVVVLARELNLKQVHEIYQQIVDQQITGPKGELIRIEMFAHGALCMAVSGKCYLSLHEMNASANRGACMQICRRAYSVKDKDSNIELDIENQYIMSPKDLKTIHFMNKMMDAGVRVFKIEGRARGPEYVRLVTECYKEAVRAYCNGTFDEEKVATWDERLRSVFNRGFWDGYYLGQRLGEWSSKYGSGATKKKVYVAKGIKYFDKIGVAEFEMESGSLKVGDEILITGPTTGAVMQTIEEIRVDLKPVDETVKGERFSFKVNEKIRPSDRLYKMEKVQLEKVFE, from the coding sequence ATGTATAAGAACTTGAACGAGAAAGATTTTGAAATAATGGCGCCTGTCGGTTCGTACGAATCGCTGATGGCGGCTATCCAGGGAGGAGCCGATTCTATTTATTTCGGTATTGAAGGATTGAATATGCGTTCGCGCTCTTCCAATAACTTTACGACGGACGACTTGCGCAAGATCGTTGCAATCTGCCGTGAGCATGGTATTAAAAGCTATTTGACCGTTAATACTGTTATATATGGCGAGGATTTGCCTTTGATGCGCGAGATTATCGACGCGGCGAAGGAGGCGGAAGTCTCTGCAATCATTGCGGCTGATGTGGCGGCCATGAACTATGCGAACAGTATCGGGCAAGAGGTGCATCTCTCCACGCAGCTCAATATCTCCAATGCGGAAGCGCTGAAATTCTATGCCCGTTTTGCCGATGTCGTTGTCCTGGCACGCGAGCTGAACCTGAAACAAGTGCACGAAATCTACCAGCAGATCGTCGACCAGCAGATCACAGGGCCGAAAGGAGAACTGATCCGCATCGAAATGTTTGCTCATGGAGCCCTCTGTATGGCCGTTTCCGGTAAATGCTACCTGAGCCTGCACGAGATGAACGCTTCCGCCAACCGGGGAGCCTGCATGCAGATCTGCCGGCGTGCTTATTCGGTAAAAGACAAAGACAGCAATATTGAACTGGATATCGAAAACCAGTATATCATGTCGCCTAAAGACCTGAAAACAATTCATTTCATGAATAAGATGATGGATGCAGGCGTACGGGTATTCAAGATCGAAGGACGTGCCCGCGGTCCCGAATATGTCCGTCTGGTGACCGAATGTTATAAGGAAGCCGTACGTGCCTACTGCAACGGCACGTTCGACGAAGAGAAAGTTGCCACTTGGGATGAACGCCTGCGTAGTGTGTTCAACCGGGGATTCTGGGACGGTTATTACCTGGGGCAACGGTTGGGTGAATGGAGCAGTAAATATGGTTCCGGCGCGACAAAGAAGAAAGTGTATGTCGCCAAAGGGATCAAATATTTTGACAAGATCGGTGTGGCTGAGTTCGAAATGGAATCTGGCAGCCTGAAAGTGGGCGATGAGATCCTGATTACCGGACCGACAACGGGTGCGGTCATGCAAACAATAGAAGAAATCCGCGTAGATTTGAAACCGGTGGATGAAACCGTCAAAGGCGAACGATTCTCCTTTAAGGTGAACGAGAAGATCCGTCCGTCCGACCGGTTGTATAAAATGGAAAAGGTTCAACTTGAAAAAGTATTTGAATGA
- a CDS encoding 6-bladed beta-propeller: MKKMLFGLITAIATFTGCESDQSASKLPRIDLTATSFTSGQIEIADEIESIEYVPLELTDESLIADVLDLCVSDEYIFVYSTRQDGVLQFDRKGKFLRCIAKTGNGPGETGQIISLTVDEENRLFCVSEYFSTSFYSFDGEFIKKIENPRPYSYQFSVGPNTMAELGRMYVPMNTPGMFSLGVFNWATDDTIAFRHTIGDMDLMPLEETSLKGWIFSGSKDGILCYSEGIDTVWDVNARNIAPAFLINTGYSAEEEKEMRSSKTGNEAVDGKYSVFSFFETPRHYFVKCFEGSNQSKFYLYGLDKATGELKRETSPINAQELFKNNWTLAGIGLRNTKDNGLPIWPYLSYPGKKQMVQFNTAVEIEYLKEKYPDLKKHLVLQQITEDSNPLITIYQLR; encoded by the coding sequence ATGAAAAAGATGTTGTTCGGGCTTATAACAGCCATTGCCACTTTTACCGGATGCGAATCAGATCAATCTGCCAGCAAATTACCCCGGATCGATCTGACAGCAACGAGTTTCACTTCCGGTCAAATAGAGATTGCAGACGAAATCGAATCCATCGAATATGTTCCGTTGGAACTGACGGATGAATCCTTGATCGCAGACGTATTGGATTTGTGTGTTTCAGACGAATATATCTTCGTCTATTCCACCCGTCAGGACGGTGTCTTGCAGTTCGACCGGAAAGGGAAGTTCTTGCGCTGCATCGCTAAAACAGGAAACGGGCCGGGGGAAACCGGACAGATCATTTCGCTAACCGTAGACGAAGAGAACCGCCTCTTCTGTGTCAGCGAATACTTCTCCACCTCTTTCTACTCCTTTGATGGAGAATTTATCAAAAAGATAGAGAATCCGCGCCCTTACTCGTACCAATTCTCTGTCGGTCCGAATACGATGGCGGAATTAGGGAGGATGTATGTTCCTATGAACACGCCGGGTATGTTCAGTCTCGGAGTCTTTAATTGGGCCACAGACGATACGATCGCATTCCGGCATACGATCGGGGATATGGATCTGATGCCGTTGGAAGAAACGAGCCTGAAAGGTTGGATATTCAGCGGCAGTAAGGACGGCATACTATGCTATTCGGAAGGGATAGACACGGTCTGGGATGTAAATGCAAGAAATATCGCTCCGGCTTTTCTTATCAACACGGGATATTCTGCCGAGGAAGAAAAAGAAATGCGCTCTTCCAAGACCGGTAATGAGGCGGTAGACGGGAAATATAGCGTCTTCAGCTTCTTTGAGACACCCCGGCATTACTTCGTTAAATGTTTCGAAGGTTCCAACCAATCCAAATTCTATTTGTACGGTTTGGATAAGGCTACCGGTGAGTTGAAACGTGAAACTTCTCCGATCAATGCCCAGGAATTATTCAAAAACAACTGGACGCTGGCAGGAATAGGCCTCCGAAATACGAAAGACAACGGTCTTCCTATCTGGCCTTACCTGTCTTATCCCGGCAAAAAACAAATGGTACAGTTTAATACAGCCGTGGAAATCGAATATCTCAAAGAGAAATATCCTGACCTCAAGAAGCATCTGGTCCTGCAACAGATAACGGAAGATTCAAATCCGCTCATCACGATTTATCAGTTGCGCTGA
- a CDS encoding tetratricopeptide repeat protein, protein MIHKIGILILICLFTACSSSGQNEIPTTGELLRQAAFYRERLQFLPALETYRQAIGQAEKEKDSVALSIAYLETGKIYRKQSLKQKALENENVALSYILNPASDSLRLELYREIGDVYSLSGQADSAFYYYEKAGCRIKQAKILQQNGSYKEAETLLKEESGQTIPRKEKAEIYLALADLQIALGKLDEAEKNLSEVPSSHPHLYAALSRIARNRGDSLQADFYHKSYLHYLSELRQEKEQNQITRLLRTSEQKEWEKRLSNTQKTQKGQIYVWFTLLVSCSTGIWGYFRYRQKKTVISLSEADFCSSEIYLRFHKKEEWKPSPKDWEELLQALNRTYPEFRERLKKEVPKLSEQEWRMCCLIKMGIPPSTAAMLLCCTNQAISMRRVRLYQKITGEKGTPELCDSLIHDF, encoded by the coding sequence ATGATACATAAAATAGGAATACTCATTCTCATTTGTCTTTTCACTGCCTGTTCTTCTTCCGGACAGAACGAGATTCCGACCACCGGTGAACTTCTCCGGCAGGCTGCCTTTTACAGAGAAAGGTTGCAGTTTCTCCCGGCATTAGAGACCTATCGACAGGCGATCGGGCAGGCGGAGAAGGAAAAAGACAGCGTCGCCCTTTCCATTGCCTACCTGGAAACAGGAAAAATTTACCGGAAACAATCATTGAAGCAGAAAGCACTGGAAAACGAAAATGTAGCATTAAGCTATATCCTGAACCCTGCCAGTGATTCACTAAGGCTGGAACTTTATCGGGAAATAGGGGATGTTTATTCCTTATCCGGACAGGCAGACAGCGCCTTTTATTATTACGAAAAGGCCGGTTGCCGGATAAAGCAGGCAAAGATCTTGCAACAGAATGGAAGTTATAAAGAGGCGGAAACTTTACTAAAAGAGGAATCGGGACAAACGATTCCACGGAAAGAGAAAGCGGAAATATATTTAGCTCTGGCAGATTTGCAGATTGCTTTGGGAAAATTAGATGAAGCCGAAAAGAATTTAAGTGAAGTTCCTTCTTCCCATCCGCATCTATATGCGGCCCTGTCACGTATCGCCCGAAATCGTGGAGATAGTTTGCAAGCGGATTTCTACCACAAAAGCTACCTCCATTACTTATCTGAACTGCGACAGGAAAAAGAACAAAATCAAATCACCCGGCTCCTCCGTACCTCGGAACAGAAAGAATGGGAAAAACGTTTGTCCAACACTCAAAAGACACAGAAAGGGCAAATATACGTCTGGTTCACTCTACTTGTCTCCTGTAGTACCGGAATCTGGGGATATTTCCGCTACCGCCAGAAGAAGACTGTCATTTCTCTGTCCGAAGCAGACTTCTGTTCTTCGGAAATCTACCTGCGTTTTCACAAAAAGGAAGAATGGAAACCGTCCCCCAAAGACTGGGAAGAACTATTACAAGCGCTCAACCGGACCTATCCGGAGTTTCGCGAACGGCTGAAAAAAGAAGTACCGAAGCTTAGCGAACAGGAATGGCGCATGTGCTGCCTGATTAAGATGGGAATTCCCCCTTCGACCGCAGCCATGCTTCTCTGCTGTACCAACCAGGCGATTTCGATGCGCCGCGTACGCCTGTACCAGAAAATAACAGGTGAAAAGGGGACGCCGGAGCTATGCGACTCCTTGATCCATGATTTTTAA
- a CDS encoding M56 family metallopeptidase: MEVFLLYILKSGICLAVFYVCFKALFSNDTFFRFNRRILLVGTGICMLLPLCRIKTSQPLPFSYTTSQWEMVFHEEEVNLLPAPDKEEVLTGMTGQKETSVPWVGIIGIVYFIGCCICLVTTVLSFRKMYQLSRSGRKLQQGKYTLILLPGSLSPFSWGRYIFLSEDDYRDHPDEILTHEKMHLRHNHSVDLAYMEMILLLQWLNPAVWLLKRELRDIHEYQADKGVLNQGIDATKYQLLLVKKAVGSSLYTLANSFNHSKIKKRITMMLKKKSNNWARLKLALLVPVGLAALSAFARPEVGSPPEATGEIHLSVNKSTVNQETVQQDHAVFLTYKVSGSEDLNRLVCKTLDRIRTRVAEGQFKNTLEVTINPAFEDVPASYLEKVKAVLEEKGIKCKIDKTVPNTVMDDVAKPYRKNDDAVFLIQNKKIVAALSIERFSANQNDSRLNQISKSVPLILQPENAKVSRQEVEKLKGLLEKKGWVCKINMHAFKIGDAAAPPPPPPPPAGQVVFSYRDGQPDQQFVLYDRHAKLGPNLGQRIDKIYSDNITKVTVRINKKAPKELLETVKQELKKKIDYPVRYEILQFID; this comes from the coding sequence ATGGAAGTCTTTCTTCTATACATATTAAAATCCGGTATTTGTCTGGCTGTGTTCTACGTCTGTTTTAAGGCGTTGTTTAGCAATGACACGTTTTTCCGGTTCAACCGCCGGATATTGTTGGTGGGAACAGGGATCTGTATGCTTCTTCCACTCTGCCGGATCAAAACATCCCAGCCTCTTCCTTTTAGTTATACGACCAGTCAATGGGAGATGGTTTTCCATGAAGAAGAGGTAAATCTGCTTCCGGCTCCGGATAAGGAAGAAGTGCTTACGGGTATGACGGGGCAGAAGGAGACTTCCGTTCCCTGGGTAGGGATTATCGGGATTGTTTATTTTATAGGCTGTTGTATATGTTTGGTTACAACGGTTTTGTCATTCAGGAAAATGTATCAGCTGTCGAGGAGTGGTAGGAAATTGCAACAGGGGAAGTACACGTTGATCCTGCTTCCTGGCTCCTTGTCTCCTTTCAGTTGGGGGCGTTATATCTTCTTGTCGGAAGACGATTACCGGGATCATCCGGATGAAATCCTTACACACGAGAAAATGCACCTTCGCCATAACCATTCGGTCGATCTGGCCTATATGGAAATGATCCTTCTGCTACAATGGTTGAATCCTGCCGTGTGGCTGTTGAAAAGGGAGTTGCGGGACATACACGAGTATCAGGCGGATAAAGGTGTGCTCAATCAAGGCATCGATGCAACGAAATATCAACTATTGCTTGTGAAAAAAGCTGTCGGCTCCAGCCTCTACACTCTTGCCAACAGCTTCAATCACAGTAAAATTAAAAAACGTATTACTATGATGTTAAAAAAGAAATCGAACAATTGGGCCCGGTTGAAGCTTGCGCTCCTGGTCCCGGTAGGCCTCGCGGCCTTAAGTGCGTTCGCTCGTCCGGAGGTGGGTTCACCACCGGAAGCGACCGGAGAAATTCATCTATCAGTTAACAAAAGTACGGTAAATCAGGAAACTGTGCAACAGGATCATGCTGTTTTCCTCACCTACAAAGTGTCTGGTTCGGAAGATTTGAACCGTCTTGTATGCAAAACGCTGGATAGGATCAGAACGCGAGTTGCGGAAGGTCAATTCAAGAACACTTTGGAAGTGACTATCAATCCGGCTTTTGAGGATGTCCCTGCTTCTTATTTGGAAAAGGTTAAAGCGGTTTTGGAAGAAAAAGGGATTAAATGCAAGATCGACAAGACTGTCCCGAACACGGTCATGGATGATGTTGCTAAACCTTACCGTAAGAATGACGATGCGGTTTTTCTAATTCAGAACAAAAAGATTGTCGCCGCACTTAGCATAGAAAGGTTCAGTGCAAATCAGAATGATTCTCGGTTGAATCAGATATCCAAGTCGGTTCCTTTGATCCTTCAACCTGAGAATGCCAAAGTATCCAGACAAGAGGTGGAAAAACTCAAAGGGTTGTTGGAGAAAAAAGGATGGGTCTGCAAAATCAATATGCACGCTTTCAAAATCGGAGACGCTGCTGCTCCTCCACCACCACCGCCTCCTCCTGCGGGACAGGTTGTTTTCAGCTATCGGGACGGACAACCGGATCAGCAATTTGTTCTATATGATCGTCATGCCAAACTGGGGCCTAACCTCGGACAACGTATAGACAAGATCTATAGCGATAATATTACGAAAGTAACTGTCAGGATCAACAAAAAAGCTCCTAAAGAGTTGCTGGAAACCGTCAAGCAAGAATTGAAGAAAAAGATCGATTATCCTGTCCGGTACGAAATACTGCAATTCATCGACTAA
- a CDS encoding BlaI/MecI/CopY family transcriptional regulator, with protein sequence MVRLTSKEEEILGYFWTKGPLFVRELLDLQEEPRPHYNTLSTIVRSLEEKGYIGYKVYGNTHQYYALVSEDDYRRNSLKQVIDKYYDNSYTRVVSTLIEEEALTIDELQELIRQIKNK encoded by the coding sequence ATGGTCAGATTGACATCAAAAGAAGAAGAGATATTGGGCTACTTTTGGACGAAAGGTCCCTTGTTTGTTCGCGAGTTACTTGACTTGCAGGAAGAGCCCAGGCCGCATTATAACACTTTGTCCACGATTGTCCGCTCGCTGGAAGAAAAGGGATATATCGGATACAAGGTGTATGGTAATACACACCAATATTATGCATTGGTATCGGAAGACGATTACCGGCGTAATTCTCTGAAACAAGTGATCGACAAATATTATGATAACTCGTACACCCGTGTCGTTTCGACGTTGATAGAAGAGGAGGCGCTTACGATTGACGAGTTGCAGGAGTTGATCCGGCAGATCAAAAACAAGTAA
- the dusB gene encoding tRNA dihydrouridine synthase DusB, which translates to MKIGTIDLGERPVFLAPMEDVTDVSFRLMCKRFGADMVYTEFVSADALIRSVNKTQQKLNVANEERPVAIQIYGRDVPTMVEAAQICEAAHPDILDINFGCPVKRVAGKGAGAGMLRNISLMLDITREVVKAVNIPVTVKTRLGWDADNRIIVDLAEQLQDCGIAALSIHGRTRAQMYTGEADWTLIGEVKKNPRMQIPIIGNGDVTSAEICKQRFEQYGVDAVMIGRGSIGRPWIFREVKHFLNTGELLPAESFSWYLDILKKQVEQSVARLDERRGILHIRRHLAATPLFKGIADFKQTRVAMLRAETVEALFDILDSIPDKFHTGSGFQSDPRVSESIDY; encoded by the coding sequence ATGAAAATAGGTACAATAGATTTAGGCGAACGCCCTGTCTTCCTGGCTCCGATGGAAGATGTTACAGATGTTTCTTTCCGGTTGATGTGTAAACGTTTTGGTGCCGATATGGTTTATACCGAATTCGTTTCGGCAGATGCCCTGATCCGCAGTGTAAACAAAACACAGCAAAAACTGAATGTGGCAAATGAAGAACGTCCGGTCGCCATCCAGATATACGGTCGCGATGTTCCGACAATGGTCGAAGCCGCACAAATTTGCGAGGCTGCTCATCCGGACATTCTCGACATCAATTTCGGTTGTCCGGTCAAACGGGTAGCAGGCAAAGGAGCTGGTGCCGGCATGCTGCGCAATATCTCGCTGATGCTGGACATCACCCGCGAAGTCGTTAAAGCGGTGAACATCCCCGTCACCGTAAAGACACGCTTAGGCTGGGATGCCGACAACCGGATCATCGTAGACCTGGCTGAACAGCTGCAAGATTGCGGTATCGCCGCCCTTTCCATCCACGGACGTACCCGAGCACAGATGTATACCGGAGAGGCAGACTGGACACTGATCGGCGAGGTAAAAAAGAATCCCCGCATGCAGATCCCTATCATCGGTAATGGCGATGTCACTTCCGCCGAAATCTGTAAACAACGTTTCGAACAATATGGAGTGGATGCCGTTATGATCGGTCGAGGCAGCATAGGCCGTCCCTGGATTTTCCGCGAAGTGAAACATTTCCTGAATACGGGCGAACTATTGCCTGCCGAATCCTTCTCCTGGTATCTGGACATACTAAAAAAGCAGGTGGAACAAAGTGTTGCACGTTTGGATGAACGCCGGGGGATTCTCCACATACGCCGCCATTTAGCTGCAACTCCGTTGTTTAAGGGTATTGCCGACTTCAAGCAGACACGTGTTGCCATGCTGCGTGCAGAAACAGTGGAAGCCTTGTTCGACATTTTGGATTCCATCCCTGACAAATTTCACACAGGAAGCGGATTTCAAAGCGACCCTCGAGTATCAGAATCGATAGATTATTGA